From Paenibacillus sp. GP183, one genomic window encodes:
- the ytaF gene encoding sporulation membrane protein YtaF has translation MLPMVSLILLAFAVSLDGFGVGVMYGLRQIRIPLLSVGIISLCSGVIIFGSMQIGLLLSSWIHPAAASKVGATILIGIGLWALFQLLHSNKHVDSESSAAEAIASEADSLLSAPKSPTNILYIELKRFGLVIQILKTPAAADVDRSGNISASEATLLGIALSLDAFGAGIGAALIGLAPVLTALVITLSSGLFIAIGLRMGLRFAGTMWMRKLSILPGCVLILMGILKWM, from the coding sequence ATGCTTCCCATGGTTTCATTGATCCTTCTTGCCTTTGCAGTCAGCTTGGACGGATTTGGTGTCGGCGTCATGTATGGTTTGCGCCAAATTAGAATTCCGCTGCTTTCCGTCGGTATCATTTCTCTTTGCTCCGGTGTCATCATCTTTGGCTCGATGCAGATTGGTTTGCTGCTTTCTTCATGGATTCATCCTGCAGCCGCCTCCAAAGTGGGAGCTACTATCCTGATTGGCATTGGCCTTTGGGCATTGTTTCAATTGTTGCATTCCAACAAGCATGTGGACTCTGAATCGAGTGCTGCGGAAGCTATTGCTTCAGAAGCTGACTCCCTCTTGAGTGCACCTAAAAGCCCTACAAATATCTTGTACATCGAACTGAAAAGATTCGGTTTGGTCATTCAAATCCTCAAAACACCTGCAGCTGCAGATGTGGATCGATCTGGCAACATTTCAGCCTCCGAGGCGACTCTCCTTGGGATTGCGCTATCTTTGGATGCTTTTGGCGCCGGAATAGGGGCGGCATTAATCGGATTAGCTCCGGTTTTGACCGCATTGGTCATCACCTTATCCAGCGGTCTCTTTATTGCGATTGGGCTGCGCATGGGGCTTCGCTTTGCAGGGACTATGTGGATGCGCAAGCTGTCCATTTTGCCAGGTTGCGTATTGATCCTAATGGGAATCCTAAAATGGATGTGA
- the mutM gene encoding DNA-formamidopyrimidine glycosylase, translated as MPELPEVETVKRTLNMLITGKTIESVQVLLPRIIQKPSDTQIFETLLQGQTIEAIERRGKFLRFVLSDYVLVSHLRMEGRYGVYPAEEPMERHTHVIFHFTDQTDLRYKDVRQFGTMHLFPKGEEMVQPPLHKLGLEPLDDSFTFDAFSKRIAKRTTKIKPLLLNQEYIVGIGNIYVDESLFLAGIHPEREASSLTRQELLLLHQAIIRTLHDSVEVGGSSVKSYVNGQGEIGLFQHQLKIYGRKSESCYQCGSEIYKTVVGGRGTHICLTCQPLKHPSKPLKPKK; from the coding sequence ATGCCGGAACTGCCTGAGGTTGAGACAGTCAAAAGAACCTTGAACATGCTCATAACCGGAAAAACGATAGAATCGGTACAAGTATTATTACCAAGAATTATTCAAAAGCCATCCGACACTCAAATATTCGAGACCCTGCTGCAGGGTCAAACGATAGAAGCCATTGAAAGGCGAGGCAAGTTTTTGCGCTTCGTCTTAAGTGATTATGTGCTGGTCTCACACCTGCGGATGGAAGGGCGTTATGGCGTTTACCCTGCTGAAGAGCCGATGGAACGTCATACGCACGTCATCTTTCATTTTACGGATCAAACGGATCTGCGCTATAAAGATGTAAGGCAATTCGGCACCATGCACCTTTTTCCCAAGGGGGAAGAAATGGTGCAGCCGCCGCTTCACAAGTTAGGCCTGGAGCCTCTGGACGATTCCTTCACCTTCGATGCGTTTAGCAAACGGATTGCGAAGAGGACGACGAAGATCAAGCCGCTGTTGCTCAATCAGGAATATATCGTTGGAATCGGCAATATTTATGTAGATGAGTCCTTATTTCTTGCAGGGATTCATCCTGAACGTGAGGCTTCCTCACTCACCAGGCAGGAGCTTCTGCTGCTTCATCAGGCGATCATTCGCACTCTTCATGATTCCGTGGAGGTTGGCGGCTCTTCGGTAAAGTCTTACGTGAACGGACAAGGAGAAATCGGTTTATTCCAGCACCAGTTGAAAATTTACGGACGTAAGTCCGAGTCCTGCTACCAATGCGGCAGCGAGATTTACAAAACCGTTGTAGGCGGCCGGGGAACTCATATTTGCTTGACCTGCCAGCCGCTGAAACACCCAAGCAAGCCGTTGAAACCCAAGAAGTAG
- the polA gene encoding DNA polymerase I has protein sequence MDKLVIIDGNSIANRAFYALPLLSNSSGLHTNAVYGFTTMLLKLIEEEQPTHFLVAFDAGKITFRHKGFTEYKGGRSKTPPELSEQFPLIKELLKAFQIQQFELAGYEADDIIGTLTKLADDKGEKVLVVSGDKDMLQLASEHVTIAITRKGISEVDRFNPEEIKEKYGLVPKQIIDLKGLMGDSSDNIPGIPGVGEKTALKLLHDYGSMEEVLSHSSDLKGKMKEKVEEHAASAIMSKELATIFREVPMSSDWDSFQYSGVDLAALSAFYRKLEFKSLLEKLDLSGMDAGGQAEDELDIAIVTEATIGETVMALGESAAMHVEVLGDNPHQADIVGFSFATEAGCWYLPFELLLSEAAAPLKLWLADASKKKQIFDSHRASLALAWKGAPLNGVDFDCILAAYLLDPTESTLTVNGLALGYGLPGIRADEEVFGKGAKFRLPELSALSEHLGRKANTVRRAVPVLQRELEKSELNRLFYELELPLASVLSDMEMQGIKVDAAALRQFGDELAKQLESIMRRIYELAGTEFNINSPKQLGEILFEKLGLPAYKKTKTGYSTDAEVLERLAPYHDAVGQILNYRQLAKLQSTYVEGLLKEVRKETGKVHTYYRQTISATGRLSSQYPNLQNIPIRLEEGRKIRKVFVPAEPDWYILAADYSQIELRVLAHISKDENLIEAFVNNMDIHTKTAMDVFGVSEDQVDSNMRRQAKAVNFGIVYGISDYGLSQNLAITRKDANAFIEQYFDVFQGVRKYMDDIVQDARKNGYVTTLLQRRRYLPEITASNFNLRSFAERTAMNTPIQGTAADIIKLAMVQMAKRLENEKLKSRMLLQVHDELVFEVPAEEMEIMKQMVPEVMASALELVVPLRADVDYGLTWYEAK, from the coding sequence CCCATTTTCTTGTTGCTTTTGATGCAGGCAAAATTACATTTCGTCACAAAGGGTTTACCGAATATAAGGGCGGGCGATCCAAAACGCCTCCTGAATTATCCGAGCAATTTCCGCTGATCAAGGAATTGCTTAAGGCTTTTCAAATCCAGCAATTTGAGCTGGCTGGCTATGAAGCCGACGATATCATTGGCACTTTAACCAAGCTTGCGGATGATAAAGGGGAAAAGGTGCTCGTTGTATCAGGAGACAAGGATATGCTGCAGCTCGCTTCCGAGCATGTCACCATCGCCATTACCCGAAAAGGCATCAGTGAGGTGGATCGCTTCAATCCGGAAGAAATTAAAGAAAAATATGGCCTTGTGCCCAAGCAAATTATAGATCTAAAAGGTTTAATGGGCGACAGCTCGGACAACATTCCGGGGATTCCGGGAGTCGGAGAGAAAACAGCGTTGAAGCTGCTTCACGATTACGGTTCCATGGAAGAGGTACTGTCTCATTCATCAGACCTTAAGGGTAAAATGAAAGAAAAAGTGGAGGAGCATGCCGCGAGCGCGATCATGAGTAAGGAGCTCGCGACGATCTTCAGGGAAGTTCCCATGTCCTCGGACTGGGACTCCTTTCAGTATTCAGGCGTCGACCTTGCGGCGTTGTCTGCCTTCTACCGCAAACTGGAGTTCAAATCCTTGCTGGAGAAGCTCGATCTCAGCGGCATGGATGCGGGTGGACAAGCCGAGGATGAACTGGACATTGCCATCGTGACGGAAGCCACCATTGGCGAAACCGTGATGGCGCTGGGCGAATCTGCAGCGATGCACGTTGAAGTGCTGGGCGACAATCCGCATCAAGCGGATATTGTCGGCTTCTCTTTCGCCACGGAGGCAGGCTGCTGGTACCTGCCGTTCGAGCTGCTGCTGAGTGAAGCGGCAGCTCCGCTCAAGCTTTGGCTCGCCGACGCGTCGAAGAAGAAGCAAATCTTCGACTCCCACCGGGCGAGCCTCGCCCTGGCCTGGAAAGGCGCTCCCCTGAATGGAGTCGACTTTGACTGCATTCTGGCCGCTTATCTGCTCGATCCAACGGAATCGACGCTGACCGTGAACGGCCTGGCGCTGGGGTACGGTCTGCCTGGCATTCGGGCAGACGAAGAGGTGTTCGGCAAAGGAGCGAAGTTCCGCTTGCCGGAGCTTTCCGCGCTCAGCGAGCACCTGGGCCGCAAGGCGAACACCGTTCGCCGTGCCGTGCCCGTGCTGCAGCGGGAGCTGGAGAAGAGCGAGTTGAATCGGCTCTTCTATGAGCTGGAGCTGCCGCTGGCGAGCGTGCTGAGTGACATGGAGATGCAGGGCATCAAGGTCGATGCGGCTGCGCTAAGGCAGTTCGGCGACGAGCTGGCGAAGCAGCTCGAAAGCATCATGCGGCGCATCTACGAGCTCGCCGGCACCGAATTCAACATCAACTCGCCCAAGCAGCTCGGTGAGATTTTGTTCGAGAAGCTGGGGCTTCCCGCTTATAAAAAAACCAAAACCGGCTATTCAACGGACGCCGAGGTGTTGGAGAGACTTGCCCCTTACCACGATGCTGTAGGGCAGATTCTCAACTACAGGCAGCTCGCCAAGCTGCAGTCCACTTATGTGGAAGGCTTGCTGAAGGAGGTCCGCAAGGAAACCGGTAAAGTGCATACGTACTATCGGCAAACCATATCGGCTACAGGTCGTTTAAGCAGCCAGTATCCCAACCTGCAGAATATCCCGATCCGCCTCGAGGAAGGCCGCAAAATTCGCAAGGTTTTTGTGCCAGCGGAGCCTGACTGGTATATCCTAGCAGCGGATTACTCGCAGATCGAGCTGCGTGTGCTTGCTCACATCTCCAAGGATGAGAATCTGATCGAAGCTTTCGTGAACAATATGGATATTCACACCAAGACGGCCATGGATGTATTCGGCGTGAGTGAAGATCAGGTCGATTCCAATATGCGCCGTCAGGCGAAAGCCGTCAATTTCGGTATTGTTTACGGGATCAGCGACTATGGATTATCCCAGAATTTAGCTATCACGCGTAAAGATGCGAATGCCTTTATCGAACAATATTTTGACGTGTTCCAAGGGGTTCGTAAATATATGGATGACATTGTGCAGGATGCAAGAAAGAATGGATATGTAACCACATTGCTGCAAAGACGCCGCTACCTGCCGGAAATTACGGCATCTAATTTCAATTTAAGATCCTTTGCCGAGAGAACGGCCATGAATACTCCTATCCAAGGTACTGCCGCGGATATTATCAAGCTAGCTATGGTGCAAATGGCCAAGCGGCTTGAAAATGAAAAGCTGAAGAGCCGGATGCTGCTTCAGGTGCATGATGAGCTTGTATTTGAAGTGCCGGCAGAGGAAATGGAAATCATGAAGCAAATGGTTCCCGAGGTCATGGCATCCGCTTTGGAGCTGGTTGTTCCACTTAGGGCTGATGTCGATTACGGCTTGACCTGGTACGAAGCCAAGTAA